ATCTTAGCTATCAACAAACAATctctaatatacaaaatatatttaaggcaaaggtcaaatctatttttttaatatctaattaTAAAAACAACAGCTTGTTACTGAAATGGGTGATGTTTTATCATAATCGGTATGATAGTAAATCATGAATCTCAAAGGTAAATATAAAGTAGTATCCATAGGAATTATGTGTAAGAACAGCAGGAGTGAAAACAGACTTAGCAGACTTATTACTAAGTCCACATCCTCAAAATCCACCAAGATTAACATTAAAAAAGGGAAGTTTCTTCCACCTATTAAAATAAACTTTGCATAAATGACTTGCCTAGAGTGATTTATGTATTGAGTAATAAAACACtagagaatagaataaaaattaataatctacTGCATAGAAATAACCACTCACCTAAGCACTCAAAGGGATCTAAAAAGTTAATGCAGGTGGGCAACTACCTAGGATTTATGAGGGGAACAAGGAAAAGCAATACTAGCCATGTTTTCTCTGAAATTCACCCTCTGATCTGGTGACTTGTAACCTAGAACAATGACTTCCAAAACATGTTGCCTCTTATCCAATCCTCACCGTTTGATTCACGCAGGAAGAACTATGTCTCCCTTTTGGGGAAGGACTTGCACATACCTTCCCACTGGCCCGTCAGCACCAAGGTCCTGTTAATGACCACGTCAATTTCTGTGGCTCCATCTTCCACAGCCAATCTGATCTCTTCCAATCGTGTTTTTAAATGAGTCTGTCCAGCTGGAAAGCCAGTGGCCActagtagagagagagaaaagaaaggaaagagggaaggaggataggaagggagggagagagggagacaaatttCAGTTGGTGTATCTCAACTAGGAGTttcatacaaaacaaaacaaaacaaaacagcattttGATCAAGGAATAGATGACACTAAAGAGCTTCTACACCCTTATCTTACAAAGTGAAGTGCAAAGAAACAGAATGTCATCTCATGATATTGGAGTTAGGATAAATATTAGTATTTTGTTGTCTGAAAAACCTGAAATTAAGTTTCCGTAGAGATGCTCATAAGCAGGctttaaataaacagaaattaagaaaatatgtatCATCACAGTGATAGTCATAAAATAGTAGTTATAGACTTGTCTTGATGGACACTGGTTAATTATGGATCCTACTCTTAATCAAATTGGTTATCACTGTATTCTTGATTTACTCACTAACATTTACAGCTGTTGTAACCAAATGGTAACATAGGTTCTTCTCACTGCCTATCTTAAAATGAATAGCCATATAGatgagaataaagggaaagactGTACCAGGGAAAAGCATCTAATAAAGTCTACAAAACTGGGGCAGGGGTGAGTTGGGAAGAGCAAAACCAAgcacaaatttctttaaaaatggaaacacagctACACTTCAGAAAAACCATTACATTTTTTACATGTGCATCATTAATTCCACTTCCATTACTAATGATAAccttttatatttccttgatgttATTAAATTCCTTGGGTCTGCTATCTTAGAGGGAAGCATGTTTCCCTGTTGTATAAAAGAAAAGTTGAATTGACTGAGGCTGATGAAAAAATTTAAGGTAGCTGCCAAACACTTTCAGAATCTTCACAAGTAGCTTGTATATCAATACTATGTGTTTCTTCTGATGTATCCCtaataaaataatcatgtttAGACTCCTTATTTTAAAGCACCAGGATATTCCTCTAAAAGTACAATCTAATTTTGTATCTAtccataacacacacacacgcacacacacacacacactcacctacACAGAAACTTTAAAGACTCTTCTTACTTTCTTGCCAAGTCCTATTGGGTCTATCTTAAGTAATAATTCCTGAACATACCCTCTCTTCTTTACCTCCCAGGCTTTGGGGTGGCTCTCCTCACTTCTCACATGGACTATGGTAAGTCTCCTTAACTCCCTGTCACCTCTCTCTACTGTATCCACTACCATCCCCCTGACTCATTGCATCATGCAGCTGATCATGATATGCCTTTGCTTAAAATCTTGCAGTATCCCTCCCATCAGCAGAATAGACTCCAAATGCTACTGCCAGACCTGGTTTCCCTATGTGAACTGGCCCTAATCTACCTCTTCCTCTTCAACTCCCAGAGCTCCCCCTTCATCCCAATTTAGATCCAACAATTATAAACTACTTGCAGCTCCCTGTGCATGCTTCTGTGTCTTCACACATGCTAGTTCTTCTAAAATGCCATTCCCTATCTCACCAACACCGTcaactcctccttctcctttgagACCCCAAGCAGTTATCTCCTCTACGAAGAATCCCCTCACTCTCTGAGCATCACCAGTCCGTGCAAAATAAATCACCCCCTGCTCAGAGTTACAACTGTACCTTCTGCATATCTTTACTATcacactttacatatatataatacaacatATCCTGCCTGATGTTTTAAACTCGATCATTCCTCCTAAACAACCAAGTTTCCTTAAGGACAGGGATACAGTTCTGTATTCTTGAAAACGAGTATGGTTTGTTACTCAGGAGGCAATTAGATACTGAAAGAATgagtaataaagaaataattaaatatataaaacttggggcacctgggtggttcagtggttgagcctttggctcaggtcatgatcccagggtcctgggatcaagtcccatgtcaggctccctgtagggagcctccttctccctttgcctaggtctccgcctttctctctgtgtctttcatgaataaataaataaaatcttaaatacacacacacacatacaactaaTTAACgtcataatataaattatatataaaacccCAGGGGTCTGAGCAGAAGAGCTAGAAACAGGTAGAAGGACAACAGCAAAAGTCAAAACCATCTTACCCGAAGCCACCGGGATTGTACAGCCTGCAGTCTTCAGTGCTTTTACAGCATCAGACACCCGTGCAGGATAAACACAAACAGCAGCGGTAGTAATGCCTGTGAAGAAAGAATCATAATGGCCTGCTTTATGGGAAGCTCAATTTGCATAACacacttttaattattatttacacCATAACACTGGCAGAAATCAAAATGAGAGGAAGAATAATTCTATGATGCTGCCccaaatgaaaaagttttggCTCTCTGAAGTCCCTCCTAGTTCTTGAAAATATGGATCATTTTCCCCTTGGACAAGTCATGGAATAATTGTGATTATTCCATGTTTTTCCATGTTTATTCCACTGTATTTTGCAGTCAATATAAGACCACAGTTTCTAAAAACTCCTAAACGGTTAAACTTAATGGCCTCAActcaatgaaaatatttgatttcaAGTAGGTAACAAAATCCAGATTTGTAGAGTTAACAAACAGTGGCTGAAAAAAGTAGACATGAACCTTACGGGGTAGTATAGCAAAATGACATTTAACTGATCGTATTTCCTCTCTTTTAAGAAATAACACAATCTGAATATGGAGTCCTCATTTGGAGGGATAAgctcttatattaaaaaaaaaaatcgaatagccACTATAAAACAAAGCAAGAACATAGACTCATACAAAGTTGCTACTCTTTTTCAGCCTCTCCCACAAAGTTGTTACTTTTAACAATGTTGTATAGGTCTATAAGTAGGTGGTGTTTTTATTATCAACTCAAAAGAAAcataatagatatttttcaaaagctGTGGAGTTGTTCAGgcctataaattattttcaaattacttgGGATAAAATACCTGCATTGGGCCTATGTAACATCTCTAGTTGCATATTCATTATGGACAGGCATTTGGGAATCATGAAGCATCCCTCCAGAGAAAGATGTGGCTCCTAAAATCAGCCCAGTGAGAACCATGGCACACGGTCTTGGAAACACCATTTAGTCTtccagacctcagtttcctcatttagaaATAGGGGATCAACTCTCAAAGGTCTTCTCCATTCCTAAAATGTTAAGATTCTAAACTTACGGCAACTTCATAAAGTCTTTTCTTTCATGTATACTAAGAGAGTGAATATAACTTTTTTCAAAAGATCTAACCTAATATACGAGCATGCAATATTCcccatttgcattttattctccAAAGTATTTCATTTACTCACAGAAAATACTTTATGTATGAGATGTGATTATTAAGTAATGAGACTGGCTTTTGCACATGTGGCTAGGGAATGAAAATCAGTATTTTAGAGTCACTAGATAGAAATTTTTCCACACTgaagaactggaaagaaaaataaagaaactctcTACCAGCAACTTTAATCCATGATGGAAAGAACTGACCTAAAAATGAGACTCAGATTCTCTCCCTGCTGTTTTTCAGAGAAGAATCTTAATTATTTGTCTATGTACACAATTCAACCATGGATTTTTATTGCTGTTATCATTTTAGCAGCTGAATCTTGTCTTAAGTCCTCTTAGATTTAGTAATTAGTTCTGTAAAGAGGCAAACACAGACAGATTAAACACAACAACATTACCTTTATCGTGCATATTTAAAGCTTTTAAGAGATCTTCCCGGATTGGATACTTGGCTTTATAACAGAGCCTCTGAACATTGGAAGATGTGTCATCCCCTGAAAGTGTAGTAAGATCTATAAAGGTAACAGCTTTCAGGAGCCAAGCAGcctggtttaagaaaaaaaaaaaacaagtttaaaaaaaaatcatttccgaTTCAGTGAATAGAAAATCATTAGACAAACAGGGGTACTAAAATCTGACATCTAAGGCATGTCATTTTCATATGTGCTATAAGCATTGCTCAAGAGTGACCAATAAGATGAACACTgcatagaacaaaataaaagagtagccttaaaaaaattatttttccagggcgcctgggtggtgcagttggttaagcatccgactcttggttttggctcagtttgtgagcTCAGGGTTGTTGAGACTGAGCACTGAGTCAGGTTCTGGGCTCAGCTCTGggattgagattttttttctcttccctttgcctcACCTCCCAAGCACACGTGCTCACTCActccatcaataaataaaatctttaaaaaaattatttttctttccatagcTATCCCAAAGTGAAATCCCTAATAGATCAAGCCTCCCCACATGAGACTTCTCTATCTCCTCAACTAGGAGCCCCTGATAGCTACCATGGTATAGGAGAACTTGGGAATAAGAGAATCTCTATCTGATATTTTACCTCcagccctgggatctgggatgaGATATTTAGAAAAGAGTCTCTAATTTCTTTGTCggattttttttccaccttaatccaattctgtttttaaaacaatattcataGTTCATAATTCATTCTAATGAATTTCCTTTTACCTTTCAATAGGAATATTTCCAAGGATGagcaaaatgtaaaatgtcaCCCTAAAATATTCTATCACAATATTTtgcctcatttgtgaaatgaactCTGAACACCTTTTAGTCTTGTGATGCACAGCACATCTTTGGTCAGTATACACTGAAGGATATGCTGACCACAAGTACCCTGTGAAACATCCTTTTTGAGTTTTGGAAAAtgatttatgaaaattaataGTAAGGTAAACACAATGGTCAAAGGAGGTCAACTCTTATGCCTAAGGACCTCAATAGCAAACACACCAGGTTTAGATGTTatggtttaaaaattaaaatagaagacaACCAAAGAAGGTATGTCTAAGGAACTGAATAAATGTGTTGAGGAAATATGCCATTTAATTCACTCATGAATAAAGATGCCTCAAATTCATTTGCGGCTTTGCCACTCAAGAGTGATAAGATTTTTAACTTGTTTGGATAAATGTGTTATCTTTCTTCAACCCGTCATCATCAtatatgaattattaaaataagtcATGGACAGCTGCAATCTTTTAAGTTTAGATGCATCTTGAGCAAAATTCAATATTGCGGCCTTGAGGGAAGAGACCAGGCATTGTAAACTACAGGAATAGAATACTCAAGAAGAAACCTTACTTGCCACTCCTTTTTCACGGTTCTCCGAGTCTGGATTTGTTCTGCACGCCTCAGAACTGCTGGTTGATTCACTTGTATTTTGGAGATCCAACTAAGGtctaaaggggaaagaagaacacttcttattaaatatattcacctATTTTTCCATGGCCCTTGAAGGGATATATCATTTTACATGAAAACTCTTTTAAAGCTTATGCTTCTTTTTGcacaattacaaataaataacctTGTTGAAAGAAACCCAGTCATGAAAAGGCATGCTTCATGTAAAATCAAGTACATTTGGAACTGGAAGGACCTGTATTGATTCATTACACAGACACGTCTAACGAGGGAGGAAAATGTTGTGTTACCCATGCCACGTGCCTCACTTCTGACAGCAAAGACTTATTTGTAAGAGCCCAGTGCAGGAGAACAAATGATTAATAAATACCTAAGTGAATTAATGTTGGGGCTTAAAGGAATCCTTGATCACTACCCCCTTACTGACAAGATTAATATCTCCTAGATGCTGATATGATATAGCCCATTCTTTCCTCAAAGGAGACTTTTTCCAAATGTATTAGAAATTACAACATCGACAGAACAGaagttagaaaaagagaaagaaaaaaaacaaggtgtTCAAAATTCTGGGAGATATCTCTACTGCTTCTGTTTCAAAATGCTCTTCCCTACCTCGATCCTACCCTCTGTCTTAATTAaccataatttgttttaaaaccagCCTACATGTTGGCTTTCATGAAAACACTGCCCACTCCCCAGATAGAGCTAACATTTGGATGCTGTTGTACTATATAACTTGTATTCAGTTCATCAAGGAGTCATGGTAAGATGGTGTCCTGTCCTTACTGTATGGAGTCATGATCTTATTTTTGAGTGTCTAACACATGAAAAACACAATGtgtatttcaattatatttcagttttatccACCAACACTCTATTACATGGGTGACCTCGCAGTAAATTGAACACATACCCATTTATCTTCTATaactaacatatatatatataacttttatatccTTCTAATAACCTCTTCTACCTTCTACAACTAACTTCCTTTTTATATCCCTCTAGCAACTTCTTCTTAGAAGAGACTTAAAAAACTACTATGGAAAAGGAAATAGCCCCAATTATCCACAATTTTGCTTTCTGCAATTTCAGTTACCTATGGTCAACTGCAGCCCAAGAACAGATAATCCTCCTTCTGAGGTAAATCAGAAGGCGAATAGTAGCCTGATGTTACATCACAATGCCTATATCATTCACCTCATTTCCTCTCATCaggtaggcattttatcatctcacatcgtCACAAAAAGGGTGACTACAATACAAAAGAGTATTccagagaccacattcacataacttttactATGCCATATTGTTATAActgttgtattttattattaattactgttgttaatctcttactgtgcctaactgataaactaaaatttatcatAGATGTGTATgaataggaaaaaacatagtatattaTGTTCAATGCTGTCTACACTTTCAGGCATCCCCTGGGGTTGGTCTTAGAGCACATTTCCCACAAATAAGAGGGGACTACCATACACAATTCTCTGTAATGTGGTGGAGAAAACTACTAACTGCATATTGCACTATGTAACAACacaaataatgatgatgataataataataataataataataataataataataataatacagtatttgtatcCACCATAAAAATAAGACCACATTTCTACAAAAGAATTTGTTTCCAATTGATTCTGCCTATCAATATTAATATTGTAGAAATTCCAAGTCAGAGTCTGAGTGATTAATAATGATATACTTATTTAAATATCACTGAATAAGGAGCAGAGTCTGGatgctttttttccctaattaaattattttgttagCCGAAATCATTTAACAAAACAGGTTTTTAACATTTCAATCCATCTGCTCCTCAAAAGACACTGTATGTTTTCctgctcatctgctgagccaaaatcacagagaaaaaggGAGTCTAAGGTCAAGCAAATGAAACCTGCCTCTTCTTTTGCACCCAAAGATGGGTTCTAGGtaaagcccaaagaaataagacCAAACAGATACACCAGACTCATCCTAATTTATAAGACCTATAAGAACCCCTCTCTACCCAAAGGCAGGGgagattcttttttataaaaaaaaaaaaacactaataatgAATGGTGATTAGGCTTATGGCAAAGATTGTTTCTGGGAGATAGTAACAATGAGGTAGAGTTGTGTGAAATATAAGGCTTTGAAGCAACCTTTGACAGTGGCCAAAACAGGGACGCCTATCTGTGGGGCAAGGCTTTGAGAGGCTTTCCTTTATCTGTCATaaagcccctccccacctcctctctcctccctacaCACACTGCCACCACTGGAAGTACTGCTACTGGAGAGACATCTCAGGCAATCCAAGACTTCACCATCTGGCTCCCTTTGCCCTCAGAGGacccctcttctccttctctgcccctccaaccCTGTGGCACAGCTCTCACTGGCAATGATGTCACCTTCTGTCTCTGGATCTGTGCATGCTGGTGGTTCCTTCTGCCCTTCGTTATCTTGCCAATACGGTTAACTCCTCCTCAACCCTTAAGACTTAGTTCAAAGGCCACCTTCTCTGTGAATCTTCTCTCACCCACACAAGTTGAGCTATTCCTTTGCTTCTTTGCACTTAATGCTACCTTAGCGTCTATCTTTAGTGTAGTCCCCTAACTCTGAATGCACTGATTTGTCAAATTGTTTATATTcccaacagatttttaaaactccaagcaaagtgcctgacacatgggtggcattcaataaataaaatgagtggtTCTCCAAGAccagaaataatcaaaatttgGGCAGTATCTTTCTCAactactttttcttaaaaaaaaaaaaaaattagtgtttaCCTCCCCCCTCcagctttactgaagtataactgacaaaaattatatatgtttaagATATACATCTTGATGTtttgatacacatatacatgGTGAAAAAATCACCACAATCGAGCTAATTATCTATCACTTGACACATttcccatgttctttttttttttttttcttttttgtgtgggctaagaacatttaagatctactctctcagcagAATTCAACCATACAATATAGTTTTGTTAACAATAGTCacattgggggtgcctgggtggctcagtcagctgagtgtctgactaaggtcatgatctcagtcagggtcctgggatgaagccccttatagcctggctccatgctcagcagggagtctgcttgtccctctccctctgttcctccccaggctcactttctctctctctctctctaataaagaaataagatcttaaaaaaaaaaaacacaaaacattagTTACAGTGCTGTACACTAGGTCTCTGCAACTTATTCATCTTGAAAGATGAAACTCTGCACCCCAACTGCTTCTGATTAAAGAACTTATGGATCTTCATAAGAGAAGCTGGGACTGAAACATGAACGCAATACCTAAGGGCATCTGccttaaaaactaatttttagtACAATTCTCCACCAAAGGTTAGAACCCACAAGGCCTGCTCTCACACTTCTGAGACACTACTTGCTAGAGGTCCCCGCAAACCACCTACTGGAGGATGTAATAGGATTACTTATCTGGCAATATCAGCCTTCACTGTTAAAAATATCATTAGTGGTCATAAAATTATCCGGCCCCATATTTAATCCAGCCACAAAATTTGCCTCTGTGACCTCCCATGGTAATGAATTATATAAGTGACTATCTCATTTTATTAGCACTTAATTTGCTACTCTTTAATTTCATCAAATAACCCTTGTTCTCTTATTATGGGGTCTAGGGAAAAGAAAGGGCTGATTGGCCTTTGTTATGTccttcataatttttaatattttattcgaGTACCCTTTAGCGTCTCCTTTCCAGGAGAAGTGATTCTAATGCACACAATCTCATCAGTACCAGAGAATCTTCTCTTATGGGGCCAAGAGGGGTTTCAAGTACACGTGCCTTTGGGAAGAAGAGACATGAAGCCATAATTGGACGGCGATAATATTCTTTTCTCAAAACTCTCCCATGAAAAAATACCCTACTGTGTCTCTTAGTAAGTCATTTGGTTGGCTTTCAGGCCCTTCTGTCAGTTATAAATTTGTTCTCAAATACTCTTCtcacaattttttattattatttttcctatgcCTCAGTGGAGACAAATCATCTTCTCTACAAATCCACCATATAGTCTTTTTGTCACTTCCGTTGGTGCTTCCATGGATGTTCTTGCACATATTCACAATATTCCTAAACCATGTAACACCAAGTGAGAACTTTGTAAAATGaggtttattttgtattttga
Above is a window of Canis lupus baileyi chromosome 25, mCanLup2.hap1, whole genome shotgun sequence DNA encoding:
- the DERA gene encoding deoxyribose-phosphate aldolase isoform X2, with translation MSARNWGTELDLSWISKIQVNQPAVLRRAEQIQTRRTVKKEWQAAWLLKAVTFIDLTTLSGDDTSSNVQRLCYKAKYPIREDLLKALNMHDKGITTAAVCVYPARVSDAVKALKTAGCTIPVASVATGFPAGQTHLKTRLEEIRLAVEDGATEIDVVINRTLVLTGQWEGSDFIKTSTGKETVNATFPVAIVMLRAIRDFFWKTGNKIGFKPAGGIRSAKDSLAWLSLIKEELGDEWLTPELFRIGASTLLSDIERQIYHHVTGRYAAYHDLAMC
- the DERA gene encoding deoxyribose-phosphate aldolase isoform X1, which gives rise to MSARNWGTELDLSWISKIQVNQPAVLRRAEQIQTRRTVKKEWQAAWLLKAVTFIDLTTLSGDDTSSNVQRLCYKAKYPIREDLLKALNMHDKGITTAAVCVYPARVSDAVKALKTAGCTIPVASVATGFPAGQTHLKTRLEEIRLAVEDGATEIDVVINRTLVLTGQWEALYDEIRQFRKACGEAHLKTILATGELASLTNVYKASMIAMMAGSDFIKTSTGKETVNATFPVAIVMLRAIRDFFWKTGNKIGFKPAGGIRSAKDSLAWLSLIKEELGDEWLTPELFRIGASTLLSDIERQIYHHVTGRYAAYHDLAMC